TGATCGTGGCTCACGATTGCTctgtaacaattttttattttattttttatagttattccAACGAaccaaaattgattaattaattaattaattaattaatcatacttGGTTAAACAGGCTATCTGTTGAGAAGCTAGCTTCCACTGTGCTTTGGAAACTCTCCACTCCATGCAGCTATACTGAAACGGAATCCTGGTATTCCTTCTAATTCACACCAAATTACtagcttgattttttttcccgcacattaatgaatatatatatatatatatatatatatatatatatatatatatatatatatatatataacttatagAACTGGTCTCTTTAAGAACTCTCCTTTCtagaataaatttaatatcatttagAATAAATTGTTCTCATATCTTCTGAGCGATTATTATACTTAATCTTACTCTTGTTTTTTATCATACGCAAGATTGTCTTATGTAGGTgttcattcaattatttttttgattcttgctttcattttggaccgttctgctcatcatcacaggtataAATGTTTATtaccaatgaatatttttattacatgttcactgccattaatgacaattgatatatgctatacaaattgtgttcatgatgagtgaaccttagattcccgtttgagattggatgcaatgattcttgcggacagtttgcattaatcattgtattcaatcttgaattgtccgtttggacagtttggggagactgatatttttatagtagattcatgtgttaaggttaaaattattttgtttaatttgatgaaatttcggtaatGGATTTCTatttgttctctgagtgcatacttgattatcgggaagttaatttcaccgatttcatgtcgtgtacttggagaccaatgcgaaatgctgccaaaattttgtcaaatttaacaaaatagaattaaccctgatgtatgaagctaccataaaagacggtcttcctgaatgggatagggtcacatctttaataaaaaaagtgagattttcatgcatcgacTAACTTTGAGAGTATGACCGAGTTattacttagatggatcgaagttggatgaatgaaagtcgcatcagcccagaatatgaggaaggcgtcgAGCAATTCTTACAATTTGTTTCACAAAGAGGTCAACcggatgaagatggaaaatattattatccttgcatcaattgtttgaacggaagacgacaaatactagatgacatacgagagcatctgttgtgtgatggaattaagagaaattatacgacgtggatatggcatggtgaaatgacagacatgcagagtgggcaaCAAtccgaaccgtttgatgtagaaatgggagatcgcttggaggatatgattcgtgacccTGGATaagagtctttccagcaagcacatgcccctgtgtatgaaagATTGCAGGGTgactcaaagaagcctttgtatccgggGTGCAACAATTCCTTGACGCTATTGTcggcggtgttaagtctggttaatgtcaaggccagatatggatggagtgacaaaagctttacttCATTGCTTCAAATAGTGCACGATCTGCTTCCACAGGAtaacacattgcctaaaagcTACTATCAGAcaaagaagatattgtgtccgatgggtatggagtatcagaagattcatgcttgccctaatgattgcatactgtacagacatgaatttgaagaaatgtcaaaatgccctaggtgtggggcgTCACGGTACAAggtgaaggatgatgaggactgtagttctgatgaaaactcaaagaagggccctccagcgaaggtgttgtggtatcttcctatcattccaaggtttaagcgtttaTTTGCTAAtgaggacgacgcaaaagatcttacctggcatgcaaatgggagaaaatctgatggaatggtccatCATCCagctgattgctcccagtggagGAAGATTGATAATTTGTATCCGAATTTCGGCAAAGAGgtaagaaatcttagacttggactagccagtgatggaatgaatccatatggcaatttaagcactcaacacagttcatggccagttctactagtaatttacaattttctgCCTTGgatgtgcatgaagcgaaaatacatgatgttgtctatgatgatatcaggcccaagacaaccaggaaatgacattgatgtttatctaagtccgttgattgaagacctgagaaagttgtgggatgatggggttttagtgtttaatgggtttcgcaaggagacttttgaaatgcgtgcaatgctattttgtaccattaatgactttccagcatatgggaatctcagcgattacagtgttaagggtcatcttgcatgccccatctgtgaagaagacacaagctacatacaactgaaacatggtagaaaaacagtGTACACTAGACATCGCCGTTTTCTAAAAGCTCATCACCCTTACAGAagattgaaaaaagcttttaatggaagtcaagagcacgaaACTGCGCGGACACCGTTAactggtgagcaggtcttcCAGCGGGTTGAACACCTtaatactgtatttggaaagacccaaaagaaggataaaagtaagagttgcaTATAGAAGaaaaggtccattttctttgatcttccgtactggtctgatctagatgttagacattgtattgatgttatgcatgtagagaaaaatgtatgtgacagtgtcattgggacactccttaacattcagggcaagacgaaagatggtctaaatacccgtcaagatctagctgacatgggcatacgatcgcagttgcatccaaggtctgatggtaaaaaaatatatttgcctccagcttgtcatactttatcCAGAAAGGAGAGGATCAGTTTGTGTTAGTGTCTGCGCCAGGTTAAAGtaccacaaggatactcttcaaatattaagagtctTGTGCAGTTCAAGGAGCTTAAACTGGTggggttaaagtctcatgattgtcatgtgttgatgcaacaattgttagccgtggtcatacgagacattttgcctaataAAGTTAGGTTAgtcataactcgcctgtgctttttcttcaatgccatatgtagcaaagtccttgatctGGTCAAGTTTGATGACTTGGAAAACGAGGTTgtaattatactgtgccagttggagatgtattttcctcctgctttctttgacatcatggtccACTTAATTATTCActtggtcagagaaatcaaatgttgtggtcctattTATCTGCGCTGACTgtaattatactgtgccagttggagatgtattttactttgattatatgtttatttttttcaattaatttgttcactgtaatcaaaacttgctaattaactatgttttatCAATAGGCAGTTGTGTATCCAGCAAAACCTCCAGAAAGCCCGGATGaagaggtcgatgatcccctgtacctgatgacattgaccatcccacaaccTTTTTTGAAGTTGctccaggttatgtgggatgctaccataTTCGGGGTGTTTAATCAAAACTTCCCGTTGTAtataaagcacgaagatctctctgaaattgcacatgttggtcaatgtctcagcatatctattatacaattgtggattctgtaagtcattttagattactattaattaccaaagtaattgttttaaattcatacataattaactttgacttaacaacaCAGCcatctgactgagacaagtgtgcgagcggggaattctgatgtgtatggatttctcgagccacagtccattcagagatctgggcaatcacaatttgaatccgaaagttacatcaagagttggatACAGAGTTCAAAACGAGATGTTTACCTTGGAGCCTATCTGAATAGGTAAGTCAAAcacaataattgaatttaaataatctatactactacaataacccatattcGTCTCTACTGTAGTGGacactggcaaatggtcgtcattctacctaaggaaaacctagttgtctggttttgttctttgcataacaggccagacaacttaagggaataattaacaggtcagtattgttttcaatacattttcattggcataactcaacaacatcaatattttaatgttccttatATTCAACactagtgctttgaaaggacttgatgatactccacaactgaaatccaaggctgctgctaggtggattgttgttaaggtacgtgatttaaataaaagttctacttatatagattttatgtgtgtgtacactaattgtagttaacattttattaatatccaaattttattatgtatttagtgtaatagacaaaaaggaatcactgaatgtggctactacgtgatgcactggatgtccacgataatcttaggatctttcaggaataattgagagacggtaattgtttattacaaacaaatt
This region of Glycine max cultivar Williams 82 chromosome 7, Glycine_max_v4.0, whole genome shotgun sequence genomic DNA includes:
- the LOC106799360 gene encoding uncharacterized protein; translation: MTLTIPQPFLKLLQVMWDATIFGVFNQNFPLYIKHEDLSEIAHVGQCLSISIIQLWILHLTETSVRAGNSDVYGFLEPQSIQRSGQSQFESESYIKSWIQSSKRDVYLGAYLNSGHWQMVVILPKENLVCFERT